From the genome of Colwellia psychrerythraea 34H, one region includes:
- a CDS encoding arginase family protein, translated as MTTITSTFYNKLSNCLCPPGNGVFTVNTAKERKEQLHQTIFGQAVGVEDLWKTSLNQLPEASKAVILGVASDCGGGILRGANWGPLFLRSTLLATYPELTAFDLGDVRVIPHLLSDKYLNEATLANCKKALYQDEHSKYAISPLSITEDVLHDFYAEFPEKGIFGIGGDHSVSYPLTKAYLQAKKKQGKRAAIIHFDAHTDLLVERLGIDLCFGSWCTHILDDLHEKHHLIQVGIRSSGRPQSHWEETFGVRQHWAKDIKAHGIDQTIENIFAQLEDENIDELYVSFDIDAIDDSFACATGTPEPDGLMPEDAMGILRALAAKYPITGADMMEIAPFTDSCGQGLAGQEKTLKVGAEISAFLISQMSK; from the coding sequence ATGACAACAATTACATCAACATTTTATAACAAACTAAGCAATTGTTTGTGTCCTCCCGGCAATGGCGTATTTACCGTAAATACCGCTAAAGAGCGTAAAGAGCAATTACACCAAACTATATTCGGACAAGCGGTTGGAGTTGAGGATTTGTGGAAAACGTCATTAAATCAACTGCCAGAAGCGTCTAAAGCAGTTATTTTAGGTGTAGCATCAGATTGTGGTGGTGGTATTTTACGTGGTGCTAACTGGGGTCCTTTATTTTTACGTTCAACTTTACTTGCAACTTACCCCGAATTAACTGCATTTGATTTAGGTGATGTCCGTGTTATTCCACATTTATTATCAGATAAATATTTAAACGAAGCGACGTTAGCTAACTGTAAAAAAGCTTTATATCAAGATGAGCATAGTAAATATGCCATTAGCCCATTAAGCATTACAGAAGATGTGTTACATGACTTTTATGCTGAATTCCCGGAAAAAGGCATTTTCGGCATTGGCGGTGATCACAGTGTTAGTTACCCTTTAACCAAAGCCTATCTGCAAGCTAAAAAGAAACAAGGTAAACGTGCTGCAATAATTCACTTTGATGCTCATACTGATTTATTGGTTGAGCGCTTAGGAATAGATTTATGTTTTGGCTCTTGGTGTACCCATATTTTAGATGACCTGCATGAAAAACATCACCTTATTCAAGTTGGAATTCGCTCAAGTGGCAGACCTCAAAGTCATTGGGAAGAGACTTTTGGTGTGAGACAGCATTGGGCAAAAGATATTAAAGCACATGGTATTGACCAAACAATAGAAAACATTTTTGCTCAACTCGAAGATGAAAATATTGACGAGCTTTATGTAAGTTTTGATATTGATGCCATTGATGACAGTTTTGCCTGTGCAACAGGTACGCCTGAGCCGGATGGTTTAATGCCAGAAGATGCCATGGGCATATTACGCGCCTTAGCTGCTAAGTATCCAATTACGGGTGCTGATATGATGGAGATAGCCCCTTTCACAGATAGTTGTGGGCAAGGGTTAGCAGGACAAGAAAAAACCTTAAAAGTAGGCGCTGAAATTTCAGCATTTTTGATAAGTCAGATGAGTAAATAA
- the topA gene encoding type I DNA topoisomerase, with amino-acid sequence MAKSLVIVESPAKAKTINKYLGNDFIVKSSVGHVRDLPHSSTGKKVAAKSPAEVRKMEPAAKAKYKAKRDKQALVNRMGIDPDKNWAADYQILPGKEKVVAELKKLADKADIVYLATDLDREGEAIAWHLKEIIGGEDEKFRRVVFNEITESSIQQAFATPGELSMPGVNAQQARRFLDRVVGFMVSPLLWKKVARGLSAGRVQSVAVKLVVEKEREIKAFDPKEFWEIAVDTHASTGEVLTLDVTHENGKAFKPTTEKETNAALAILKPADYAVSKREDRPSKSTPSAPFITSTLQQAASTKLGYGVKRTMGLAQRLYEAGHITYMRTDSTNLSKDAVEMCRKYISDSFGDNYLPENAKTYGSKAGAQEAHEAIRPSNVKLEAAFLEGIEADAKKLYELIWRQFVACQMTAARYTVSTLTISAASFDLKAKGRVMQFDGWTIVHPQLSKGDDTHLPDLQVGEALTLDKIEPSQHFTKPPARFGEASLVKELEKRSIGRPSTYASIISTIQDRGYVRLDKKRFYAEKMGEIVTNSLSGSFEKLMSYEFTSNMEQELDEIAGGSADWKGVLDEFYKNFTKQLSKADQPSEDGGMQTNEPVLTDIDCPTCNRKMGIRTAQTGVFLGCSGYALPPKERCTKTMNLTAGEEAVSILAEDAETEALMAMRRCDKCGTAMDSYLIDETRKLHVCGNNPVCDGIEVEKGEFKIKGYDGPILDCDRCESPMELKSGRFGKYFDCTNEECKNTRKLLASGEAAPPKEDPVQLPELECEKSEAHFVLRDGAAGIFLAAHTFPRSRETRAPKVAELQRFRDRISEKFYYLADAPAEDNEGNLSVVRYSRKTKEQYVMTEIATEEGKPKATGWTAKYIDGKWIEDIPKKKVAKKKAAKKPAAKKKAKTAAE; translated from the coding sequence ATGGCAAAATCACTAGTTATTGTCGAGTCGCCAGCCAAAGCGAAAACAATTAATAAATATCTAGGTAATGACTTTATTGTAAAGTCGAGTGTTGGTCATGTACGTGATCTTCCGCACAGTAGCACAGGTAAAAAAGTTGCTGCCAAGTCTCCAGCGGAAGTGCGTAAAATGGAACCAGCAGCAAAAGCTAAATACAAAGCCAAGCGTGATAAACAAGCGCTGGTTAATCGTATGGGCATTGACCCAGATAAAAACTGGGCAGCCGATTATCAAATACTGCCAGGAAAAGAAAAAGTTGTTGCTGAGCTTAAAAAGTTAGCGGATAAAGCAGACATTGTTTATCTCGCAACGGATTTGGATCGCGAGGGAGAAGCGATTGCTTGGCATTTAAAAGAGATTATCGGTGGGGAAGATGAAAAGTTCCGTCGTGTTGTCTTCAATGAAATAACTGAATCATCAATTCAACAGGCGTTTGCTACACCGGGTGAGTTGAGTATGCCGGGTGTTAATGCTCAGCAAGCAAGACGTTTTCTCGATCGTGTGGTTGGCTTTATGGTCAGTCCATTATTGTGGAAAAAAGTAGCCCGTGGTTTATCTGCCGGACGTGTTCAATCTGTTGCTGTAAAATTAGTCGTTGAAAAAGAACGTGAAATCAAAGCATTTGATCCCAAAGAGTTTTGGGAAATTGCCGTAGATACGCACGCATCGACAGGTGAAGTACTAACCCTTGATGTGACCCATGAAAATGGCAAAGCGTTTAAACCGACTACTGAAAAAGAGACCAATGCTGCTTTAGCAATATTAAAGCCAGCGGATTATGCTGTTAGTAAACGTGAAGATAGGCCGTCAAAAAGTACACCATCTGCACCGTTCATTACCTCAACGCTACAGCAAGCCGCCAGTACTAAACTGGGATATGGTGTCAAGCGTACTATGGGCTTAGCCCAGCGTTTGTACGAAGCCGGTCATATAACTTATATGCGTACCGATTCAACAAACTTAAGTAAAGATGCGGTAGAAATGTGTCGTAAGTACATCAGCGATAGTTTTGGTGATAATTACTTACCAGAAAATGCAAAAACTTACGGTTCTAAAGCGGGGGCACAAGAGGCGCATGAAGCCATACGCCCATCAAATGTTAAGCTTGAAGCTGCATTTCTTGAGGGTATTGAAGCCGATGCGAAGAAGCTGTATGAGTTAATTTGGCGTCAGTTTGTTGCCTGTCAAATGACCGCTGCTCGTTATACTGTTAGTACTTTAACTATTAGTGCTGCTAGCTTTGACTTAAAAGCTAAAGGCCGAGTGATGCAATTTGATGGTTGGACAATTGTTCATCCACAACTGAGTAAAGGTGATGATACACACTTACCTGATTTACAAGTTGGCGAAGCGTTAACGTTAGATAAAATCGAACCAAGCCAGCATTTTACTAAGCCACCAGCACGTTTTGGTGAAGCTTCTTTAGTTAAAGAATTAGAAAAACGCTCAATTGGTCGTCCGTCAACTTATGCGTCAATTATTTCTACGATTCAAGATCGTGGTTATGTTCGGTTGGACAAAAAACGTTTCTATGCTGAAAAAATGGGTGAAATTGTTACTAACAGTTTATCTGGTAGCTTTGAAAAGTTAATGAGCTACGAATTCACGTCGAACATGGAACAAGAACTTGATGAAATAGCAGGTGGTAGTGCTGATTGGAAAGGGGTTTTAGACGAGTTTTATAAAAACTTTACCAAACAATTATCAAAAGCTGACCAACCCTCTGAAGATGGTGGTATGCAAACCAATGAACCAGTATTAACGGATATTGATTGCCCTACCTGTAATCGTAAAATGGGCATTCGAACCGCTCAAACAGGTGTGTTTTTAGGCTGTTCTGGATATGCTTTACCACCAAAAGAACGCTGTACAAAGACTATGAACTTAACCGCTGGTGAAGAAGCGGTGAGTATTTTAGCTGAAGATGCTGAAACTGAAGCGCTCATGGCAATGCGTCGTTGTGATAAATGTGGCACTGCGATGGATAGTTACCTTATTGACGAAACACGTAAGTTGCATGTTTGCGGTAATAATCCCGTATGTGATGGCATTGAAGTTGAAAAAGGCGAATTTAAAATTAAAGGTTATGATGGACCAATTTTAGATTGTGACCGTTGTGAATCGCCGATGGAGTTGAAATCTGGCCGTTTTGGTAAGTATTTCGATTGTACCAATGAAGAATGTAAAAATACTCGTAAGTTACTCGCCAGTGGTGAAGCTGCGCCGCCAAAAGAGGACCCAGTGCAATTACCTGAGCTTGAGTGTGAAAAGTCTGAAGCTCACTTTGTGCTTCGTGATGGCGCTGCAGGTATCTTTTTAGCTGCGCACACTTTTCCTCGCTCAAGAGAAACTCGAGCGCCAAAAGTAGCAGAATTGCAAAGGTTCAGAGATCGTATTTCAGAAAAATTCTATTATTTAGCTGATGCACCTGCAGAAGATAATGAAGGAAATTTATCGGTAGTACGTTACAGCCGTAAAACGAAAGAGCAGTACGTGATGACCGAGATTGCGACTGAAGAAGGCAAACCTAAAGCAACAGGTTGGACTGCGAAATATATTGACGGCAAATGGATTGAAGACATTCCCAAGAAAAAGGTGGCTAAAAAGAAAGCAGCCAAAAAACCAGCAGCAAAGAAAAAAGCTAAAACAGCAGCTGAGTAA
- a CDS encoding ribosome recycling factor family protein — protein MEKINKINLPSFLRRTLKAYALKAHIRQLGCDLSRIGRSRNWQLKANFDQIQSIIEYIEQKDEKSWLWLAKLLKKEYQHLSHDNLLVLATRLESVTITALMAQTDCTLAQARKVLDELEGLD, from the coding sequence GTGGAAAAAATCAACAAAATTAACCTGCCCTCCTTTCTTCGCCGTACCTTGAAAGCGTATGCTTTGAAAGCTCATATCAGGCAGTTAGGCTGTGATCTAAGTCGTATTGGTCGTTCAAGGAACTGGCAACTAAAAGCCAATTTTGATCAAATTCAAAGCATCATTGAGTATATTGAACAAAAAGATGAAAAGAGCTGGCTGTGGCTTGCCAAGTTACTCAAAAAAGAATATCAGCATTTAAGTCACGATAACCTTTTAGTCCTAGCGACACGCCTGGAAAGTGTAACTATTACTGCCTTGATGGCACAAACTGACTGTACTTTAGCACAGGCAAGAAAAGTATTAGATGAGTTAGAAGGCTTAGATTAA
- the cysB gene encoding HTH-type transcriptional regulator CysB — protein sequence MKLQQLRYIVEVLNNNLNVSATADSLFTSQPGISKQVRMLEDELGIQIFGRSGKHLTHVTEAGQDVIDIATQILSKVEGIKAVAREHTQPDEGKLRIATTHTQARYALPDVIQGFIKRYSKVSLHMSQGTPAQISDAAAKGEADFAIATESLHLYNDLVMLPCYHWNRSIIVRPDHPLAKKQNITIVDIAKYSLVTYVFGFTGRSELDAAFDAAGAKPKIAFTATDADVIKTYVRLGVGVGVIASMAIDERIDSDLVVIDASHLFNASTTKIGFRRGSFLRAYMYDFIERFAPHLTKDIVTRAMLLKNNHEVDEFLKDIKLPTR from the coding sequence ATGAAATTGCAGCAACTACGCTATATCGTTGAAGTATTAAATAACAACTTGAATGTATCCGCTACTGCAGATAGCTTGTTTACCTCACAACCGGGCATCTCCAAACAAGTAAGAATGCTTGAAGATGAGCTAGGTATTCAAATTTTTGGTCGTAGTGGTAAGCATCTAACTCATGTAACTGAAGCTGGCCAAGATGTGATTGATATTGCCACTCAAATACTTTCGAAAGTTGAAGGTATTAAAGCGGTTGCTCGAGAACATACTCAGCCTGATGAAGGTAAATTACGGATTGCTACCACACATACTCAAGCTCGTTACGCCTTACCTGATGTTATTCAGGGGTTTATCAAGAGATATAGCAAAGTCTCGTTACATATGTCTCAAGGGACTCCTGCACAAATTAGTGATGCGGCTGCCAAAGGTGAAGCAGATTTTGCCATAGCGACTGAATCTTTGCATTTGTATAACGATTTGGTCATGCTCCCTTGTTACCATTGGAACCGCAGTATAATTGTTCGACCTGATCATCCATTGGCTAAAAAACAAAATATCACTATTGTCGACATTGCTAAATATTCATTAGTCACTTATGTTTTTGGTTTTACTGGTCGTTCTGAACTCGATGCTGCTTTTGATGCTGCTGGAGCAAAACCTAAAATAGCATTTACTGCCACAGATGCAGACGTCATAAAAACTTATGTACGTTTGGGGGTAGGTGTTGGTGTGATTGCTTCAATGGCGATTGACGAACGTATTGATAGTGATCTTGTTGTCATTGATGCGAGTCACTTATTTAACGCAAGTACAACTAAAATTGGTTTTAGACGCGGTAGTTTCTTACGTGCTTATATGTACGATTTCATTGAACGATTTGCACCGCATTTAACCAAAGACATTGTCACTCGTGCGATGTTATTGAAAAATAACCATGAAGTTGATGAATTTTTAAAAGATATTAAATTACCGACTCGTTAA
- a CDS encoding YfhL family 4Fe-4S dicluster ferredoxin — MALKILDSCINCDMCDPECPNGAITLGAEIYEIDVDKCTECIGHYEQPTCVSVCPIDCVKPDLDHVEDEDALLAKFVRLHG; from the coding sequence ATGGCATTAAAAATATTAGACTCATGCATCAATTGCGATATGTGCGATCCAGAATGCCCCAATGGTGCAATTACCCTTGGCGCTGAGATTTATGAAATAGATGTGGATAAATGCACTGAATGTATCGGTCATTATGAGCAACCAACTTGTGTCAGTGTCTGCCCTATTGATTGTGTTAAACCTGATCTGGACCATGTTGAAGATGAGGATGCATTACTAGCAAAATTTGTTCGATTACATGGATAG
- the yegQ gene encoding tRNA 5-hydroxyuridine modification protein YegQ, with amino-acid sequence MIKPELLSPAGSLKNMRYAFAYGADAVYAGQPRYSLRVRNNEFSLENIQIGINEAHQLGKKFYLVNNIAPHNGKLKTFLKDIAPIVAMKPDALIMSDPGLIMLVRENFPDMAIHLSVQANAVNWATVKFWQQQGVERVILSRELSLDEIEDIRFHCPEMELEVFVHGALCMAYSGRCLLSGYINKRDPNQGTCTNSCRWKYDIHEAKETETGDIIAVKPEPVEVYMPEKEIIIPEQKPIDDVILLQEQGRPGEYMPAFEDEHGTYIMNSKDLRAVEHVERLVKMGVHSLKIEGRTKSFYYCARTAQVYGKAINDAIADRAFNPSLNTDLEHLAHRGYTEGFLKRHRPSDTQNYEYGYSKSDTQQFVGEVLGRNEINGLIQIDVKNKFLVGDQLELMTPKGNQTFTLNKMIHSKTGESIDDAKGSGHKVEIELDTELELDFGIIMRYLDEGGTTRHPFAQNQKT; translated from the coding sequence ATGATAAAACCTGAACTTCTCTCTCCTGCCGGTAGTTTAAAAAATATGCGGTATGCTTTTGCTTACGGCGCAGATGCTGTTTATGCTGGCCAGCCTCGTTATTCCTTAAGAGTTAGAAACAATGAATTCAGTTTAGAGAATATTCAAATTGGTATAAATGAAGCACACCAATTAGGTAAAAAGTTCTATCTCGTTAACAATATCGCACCACACAACGGAAAACTAAAAACCTTCCTTAAAGATATTGCACCTATTGTTGCCATGAAGCCAGACGCATTAATTATGTCGGATCCCGGCCTTATTATGTTGGTAAGAGAGAACTTTCCTGACATGGCAATACACTTGTCAGTACAAGCCAATGCAGTCAATTGGGCAACAGTTAAGTTTTGGCAACAACAAGGCGTTGAACGAGTAATACTATCCAGAGAACTTTCCCTTGATGAAATTGAAGATATTCGTTTTCATTGTCCAGAAATGGAATTAGAAGTATTTGTCCATGGCGCGCTTTGCATGGCATATTCTGGTCGCTGTCTACTCTCTGGTTATATCAACAAAAGAGATCCTAACCAAGGAACATGCACTAACTCTTGTCGTTGGAAATATGATATTCATGAAGCTAAGGAAACAGAAACTGGCGATATTATTGCAGTAAAACCTGAGCCTGTTGAAGTTTATATGCCTGAGAAAGAGATCATTATACCTGAGCAAAAACCTATTGATGATGTCATTTTACTGCAAGAACAAGGTCGCCCTGGCGAATATATGCCTGCTTTTGAAGATGAGCATGGCACATATATCATGAATTCAAAAGATCTGCGTGCTGTTGAGCATGTTGAACGCTTGGTTAAAATGGGTGTTCACTCCTTAAAAATTGAAGGCCGAACTAAATCCTTCTATTACTGCGCAAGAACAGCGCAGGTATATGGTAAGGCGATTAATGATGCGATTGCAGATAGAGCATTTAATCCAAGCCTTAATACCGATTTGGAGCATCTAGCGCATCGTGGTTATACTGAAGGTTTTTTAAAGCGACATCGCCCTAGTGATACTCAAAACTATGAGTATGGTTACTCAAAAAGTGACACTCAACAATTTGTTGGGGAAGTGCTAGGACGAAATGAAATAAATGGTCTAATACAAATTGACGTTAAAAATAAGTTTCTTGTTGGTGACCAACTTGAGTTGATGACACCTAAAGGCAACCAGACCTTTACATTAAACAAGATGATCCATAGTAAAACGGGTGAAAGCATTGATGATGCTAAGGGCTCTGGTCATAAGGTAGAAATTGAGCTTGATACTGAATTAGAACTAGATTTTGGTATTATCATGCGTTATTTAGATGAAGGTGGCACTACCCGTCACCCATTCGCACAAAACCAAAAAACTTAG
- a CDS encoding HDOD domain-containing protein: protein MATENALYEILTEKIKQDTLVLPTLPEVALKVRSAADDPDINLNQMSDIIAHDPALSLGMLKVANNALMGRSIKVETVPQAVTRIGLIQIKSIATAMAIEQVFVSNNDVVAMYMNKAWVKTIDIASVAISLMNIYLKENKHTSLSLDTITLASLIHNIGVLPILTEAENHPDVFANPTFLQQAIIKLSGRVGGAITRKWGFSEEFTLLAESWSDLTILPSEVHYLDFIRAGAIYHNVFKNESTKVALLNNYTKKGILPEVDYMDSDEFKGMCEDVRAMFI, encoded by the coding sequence ATGGCAACTGAAAATGCTCTATATGAGATTTTGACTGAAAAAATAAAACAAGACACGCTTGTACTTCCAACTTTACCTGAAGTAGCATTGAAAGTTAGAAGTGCTGCTGATGATCCTGATATTAATTTAAATCAAATGAGTGACATCATTGCTCATGACCCCGCTTTATCTTTAGGTATGCTCAAAGTTGCCAATAATGCTCTTATGGGTCGTAGTATAAAAGTAGAAACGGTACCACAAGCTGTAACTCGTATTGGCTTAATCCAAATTAAAAGTATTGCTACAGCAATGGCTATTGAACAAGTCTTTGTTTCTAACAATGATGTTGTGGCTATGTATATGAACAAGGCATGGGTTAAAACTATTGATATAGCATCAGTTGCCATTAGCTTGATGAATATATACCTAAAAGAAAACAAACATACGTCACTCTCTTTAGATACTATTACTTTAGCTTCGTTAATACATAATATTGGTGTTTTACCTATTTTAACTGAAGCAGAAAACCATCCTGATGTTTTTGCCAACCCGACTTTTTTACAACAAGCCATTATTAAGTTATCAGGGCGAGTAGGTGGAGCTATAACTCGAAAGTGGGGGTTTTCTGAAGAATTTACGTTATTAGCCGAGAGTTGGAGTGATTTAACTATTTTACCTAGCGAAGTGCATTATTTGGATTTCATTAGAGCAGGGGCCATTTATCATAATGTCTTTAAAAATGAGTCAACTAAAGTAGCATTATTGAACAATTATACCAAAAAAGGCATTTTACCTGAAGTTGATTACATGGATAGTGATGAATTTAAAGGCATGTGTGAAGACGTAAGAGCTATGTTTATTTAA
- the rdgC gene encoding recombination-associated protein RdgC, translating to MWFKNLYFFAFTRPFEWSEQDLEKHLSEHLFTPLGSTEISHFGWINALGKHGDTSVHSANGNFLICARKEEKMLPASVIKDMIEEKVNLLEQEQGRGATKKEKEQFKEDITFELLPRAFSRITDTHAYISPVNNIIVINSSSRGKAEDLLALLRKVLGTLPVSSLEPDVCADETMTDWLNEKSLGGKFTLGMEAEFNALGDDGAVVRVKNQDLLSEEIKSHLDADKYVVKVALEWDESLSFILCDDLAIKRVKFFDVIHEQNDDIDSDDVIAKLDADFALMSGELNRFIIELLAEFSMKTTDLLEKD from the coding sequence ATGTGGTTTAAAAACCTTTACTTTTTTGCTTTTACTCGCCCTTTTGAATGGTCAGAGCAAGACTTAGAAAAACATTTATCTGAACATCTTTTTACTCCGCTAGGCTCCACAGAAATATCTCATTTTGGCTGGATAAACGCATTAGGAAAACATGGTGATACAAGTGTTCATAGTGCAAACGGTAACTTTCTAATTTGTGCACGCAAAGAAGAAAAAATGCTTCCTGCTTCTGTTATTAAAGATATGATAGAAGAGAAAGTTAATTTACTTGAACAAGAACAAGGCCGTGGTGCTACGAAGAAAGAAAAGGAACAATTCAAAGAAGATATAACTTTTGAGTTACTCCCTCGCGCTTTCTCTCGGATAACAGATACTCATGCTTATATAAGCCCGGTTAATAATATTATCGTTATCAATTCAAGTTCTCGTGGTAAAGCAGAAGATTTATTAGCTTTATTACGTAAAGTACTTGGTACCTTACCTGTTAGCAGTTTGGAACCTGACGTTTGTGCCGATGAAACAATGACTGACTGGCTGAACGAAAAAAGCTTAGGTGGTAAGTTTACTTTAGGCATGGAAGCCGAATTTAATGCTTTAGGCGATGATGGCGCAGTTGTTCGTGTAAAAAATCAAGACCTATTAAGTGAAGAGATTAAATCGCATTTAGATGCCGATAAGTACGTGGTAAAGGTAGCTCTAGAATGGGATGAATCGTTATCATTCATTTTGTGTGATGACTTAGCGATAAAACGAGTGAAGTTTTTTGATGTTATTCACGAACAAAATGATGATATTGATAGTGATGATGTAATTGCTAAGCTTGACGCAGATTTTGCTCTTATGTCAGGTGAGTTAAACCGTTTTATTATCGAACTATTAGCTGAGTTTTCTATGAAGACGACGGACTTATTGGAAAAAGATTAA
- a CDS encoding sensor histidine kinase: protein MKRTSISRKLLTRVLSVYFILTISVTGIQIIAEYFNTKSHINSELLTLQKTISGSLTRAVWELNTQQAVDISEGLIAIPMIKGITVTDEANNVITQLGEVLSAPSETSQDTFSEHQSISSLAEGLFGHSFPLIFEFSGRTTTVGTVTLLSSNDVIFSRIEVGIYFLIGNAIVKTTFLVFLFLLAFSKLLTEPLQELTDQMKQLDLHDPEASKFHIMNDEKNELNILEDAYNNLIDELVEFKDKLSLSQRETNLANDKLDEQNLLLEQEVARKTSTLSSTLLRMEVQQKEMLEQQNELKAENNRRRKTESTLMTTNKELKNSILELNKAQDRLLEAEKMASLGQLSAEVSHEVNTPIGISITSTSYLADIITKLQQDISAQKLSKRTIDCFISNAQHSITLLSNNLQRAAELITSFKQVAVDQTNDKVRLINISKYLDEIIQSIHPKLKKTNHCVKINCDPHIEIYTHPGAIAQIIINLIINSIIHAFHDINRGTITIDVTVEQQRLIILYRDNGTGINEEQLDKLFDPFYTTQADKGGTGLGTHIIKNLVVGTLNGSIDAYSGSEGGLSYRMTLPDMRYS from the coding sequence ATGAAAAGAACCAGCATATCGCGTAAGCTGCTAACAAGAGTACTCTCTGTTTATTTTATTTTAACTATCAGTGTTACTGGCATTCAGATAATTGCAGAATATTTTAATACCAAAAGTCACATAAACAGTGAGCTACTTACTTTGCAAAAAACCATTAGTGGTAGCTTAACCCGTGCGGTATGGGAACTTAATACTCAACAAGCTGTTGATATTTCTGAAGGCTTAATCGCCATACCAATGATAAAAGGGATAACTGTAACTGACGAAGCGAATAATGTTATCACTCAACTGGGTGAGGTATTATCAGCCCCCTCTGAGACCTCGCAAGACACGTTCAGTGAACACCAAAGTATAAGCTCCTTAGCAGAAGGTCTATTCGGTCACTCTTTTCCATTAATATTTGAATTTTCTGGGCGAACAACAACGGTTGGTACTGTCACTTTATTATCAAGTAATGATGTTATTTTTAGCCGTATTGAGGTCGGAATTTACTTTCTAATTGGCAATGCCATTGTAAAAACAACTTTTTTAGTTTTCTTATTTTTATTGGCTTTTTCTAAGTTGTTGACCGAACCTCTACAAGAGCTTACCGATCAAATGAAGCAACTTGATTTACATGATCCCGAAGCTTCTAAATTCCATATTATGAACGACGAGAAAAACGAGCTAAATATCCTTGAAGATGCTTATAACAATTTAATTGATGAACTTGTTGAATTCAAAGATAAACTTTCATTATCCCAACGAGAAACTAATTTAGCTAATGACAAATTAGATGAACAAAATTTATTGCTTGAGCAGGAAGTCGCTAGAAAAACGTCGACATTAAGTAGCACGTTATTACGAATGGAAGTTCAACAAAAAGAAATGCTAGAGCAACAAAACGAATTGAAAGCAGAAAATAATCGTCGCCGAAAAACAGAAAGTACGCTTATGACGACTAACAAAGAGCTAAAGAATTCAATATTAGAATTAAATAAAGCTCAAGATAGATTGTTAGAAGCAGAAAAAATGGCATCGTTAGGCCAACTAAGCGCTGAGGTTTCCCATGAAGTTAATACACCTATTGGTATTAGTATCACTTCAACAAGTTATTTAGCTGATATTATTACTAAACTTCAACAAGACATCAGCGCTCAAAAGCTATCAAAGCGGACAATTGACTGTTTTATAAGTAATGCTCAACACAGCATTACGTTATTATCAAATAACTTGCAAAGGGCTGCTGAGTTAATTACTAGCTTTAAGCAGGTTGCAGTTGATCAAACCAATGATAAAGTTAGATTAATAAATATCTCAAAATATCTTGATGAAATCATCCAGTCAATTCATCCCAAATTAAAAAAAACCAATCATTGTGTCAAAATAAATTGTGACCCACATATAGAAATTTATACTCACCCAGGTGCTATTGCCCAAATAATTATTAATTTAATTATTAATTCTATAATCCATGCATTTCATGATATTAACCGAGGCACAATCACTATAGATGTGACCGTAGAGCAGCAAAGGTTAATAATACTTTACCGAGATAATGGCACTGGCATTAATGAAGAGCAGCTTGATAAATTATTTGACCCTTTTTATACCACTCAAGCAGATAAAGGTGGGACGGGTTTAGGGACTCATATAATTAAAAATTTAGTAGTTGGTACACTTAATGGCTCTATTGACGCTTACTCAGGATCAGAAGGCGGCTTAAGCTATCGCATGACTTTACCCGACATGAGGTATAGCTAA